A single Filimonas effusa DNA region contains:
- a CDS encoding RagB/SusD family nutrient uptake outer membrane protein encodes MKPLTIKIYFIAAALSVLASCSKLNEQPFSSIFTDQFYKTASDAEAALTAAYSPISGLYNTAAICASDWSADQIYPRPVVGRNTLTLFNYDANYTTQKSFSRQFESPQQIWESCYQGIEKVNWVLAKVPNTQMDVARRDQIMGEAYFLRAFYHWTLTKNFGDVILKTSASNSLTNAVVAKSTQADIYKQVFADLDVAVNSLPSYSSALQKGRTCKEVALLLYAKAALYSGNWPLAFEKAQAVRSSNKYTLMAEVTDLYNVAREDVARQENMWAFECESATPGLSNQMLSLYGPKNSDGPAYGASTFGSAFAYQAFFDSFDPSDARRKLLDTFYVNKSGQVVHQKDITPITPKGVLVKKYMDANSVGISGTINVPIFRFADAFLIAAEAEARQNGATKVAYDLIHEIRFRAHVDDLPQGLSKDQFIEAVLQERSWEFFAEGDRWYDLTRTGKFLTVIPAAVNDVYPVRAPQAKHKYFPIPQDEINANVSIQQNDPWK; translated from the coding sequence ATGAAACCACTTACTATAAAAATATATTTTATTGCTGCTGCCCTGTCAGTGCTGGCTTCTTGCAGCAAACTCAACGAGCAGCCATTCTCTTCCATCTTTACCGATCAGTTTTACAAAACTGCATCAGATGCCGAAGCGGCTTTGACGGCTGCTTACAGCCCTATATCCGGCCTGTACAATACGGCGGCTATCTGCGCTTCTGACTGGAGTGCCGATCAGATTTATCCGCGCCCGGTAGTAGGCCGCAATACGCTTACGCTGTTTAACTACGACGCTAACTATACCACACAAAAGAGTTTTAGCCGTCAGTTTGAATCGCCCCAGCAGATATGGGAGAGCTGCTACCAGGGTATTGAGAAAGTGAACTGGGTACTGGCGAAAGTACCCAATACCCAAATGGACGTGGCGCGTCGTGACCAGATTATGGGAGAAGCTTATTTCCTCCGCGCTTTTTACCACTGGACGCTCACCAAAAATTTTGGAGATGTGATACTGAAAACATCTGCCAGCAACAGTCTTACCAATGCCGTTGTGGCCAAAAGCACACAGGCGGATATCTACAAACAGGTATTTGCTGACCTTGACGTAGCAGTAAACAGCTTGCCTTCTTACAGTAGTGCTTTGCAAAAGGGCAGAACCTGTAAAGAAGTGGCCCTGCTGTTGTATGCCAAAGCGGCCCTGTACAGCGGCAACTGGCCGCTGGCTTTCGAAAAAGCCCAGGCGGTGAGAAGCTCGAATAAGTATACGCTGATGGCAGAGGTGACCGACCTGTACAATGTAGCCAGAGAAGATGTGGCGAGGCAGGAGAACATGTGGGCTTTTGAATGTGAAAGCGCCACACCAGGCCTGAGCAACCAAATGCTGAGTCTGTACGGCCCCAAAAACAGCGATGGACCCGCCTATGGTGCTTCTACTTTCGGTTCTGCCTTTGCCTACCAGGCTTTTTTCGATTCTTTTGACCCCAGCGATGCCAGGCGTAAACTGCTGGATACGTTTTATGTAAACAAATCGGGACAGGTTGTTCACCAGAAAGATATTACGCCCATTACGCCCAAAGGAGTATTGGTTAAGAAGTATATGGACGCCAATTCGGTGGGCATCAGCGGTACTATCAATGTACCCATCTTCCGGTTTGCTGATGCCTTTTTGATTGCAGCAGAAGCGGAGGCCCGGCAGAATGGCGCTACCAAGGTAGCTTATGATCTTATACATGAGATACGCTTTCGCGCTCATGTGGATGATCTGCCGCAAGGGTTGTCGAAAGACCAGTTTATAGAGGCTGTTTTGCAGGAACGTTCGTGGGAGTTTTTTGCCGAAGGCGACCGCTGGTACGACCTTACCCGCACCGGGAAATTTCTTACCGTTATTCCTGCTGCTGTAAATGATGTATATCCTGTGCGCGCACCGCAGGCTAAACATAAATACTTTCCTATTCCGCAGGATGAGATCAATGCCAATGTGTCGATACAGCAGAATGATCCGTGGAAGTGA
- a CDS encoding SusC/RagA family TonB-linked outer membrane protein, translated as MNVIKLKELTTVPLVTLLLLLFSFFAHAQSGNLTVGGQVTDTSGVPLSGANVAVKGTSQVTTTNAEGRFRLAAVSPRAVLVISYKGYRSQEVAVNNQRTLTVTMEVEVNKLDDVIVVGYGTQRKAATTGAIASVKAADITQTPVVNVAQGLQARVSGVQITQNNAAPGGNISVRIRGTNSINGSSEPLYIVDGIQISNEASVTDASPLSTINPNDIESVEVLKDASATAIYGARGANGVVIISTKRGKNGPTRVQLETYQGIQQVTKTIDMLNAAGFAKLENEIYNSAVYSNPDSLGKGIDWQDLLFREAIIQNYQLSVSGGSEKTQFSISGNYFNQDGIIINSNFKRYSLRLNIDHKISDRFRMGATVLSSYSINNTIPTGATGLDGLATASIVGAALGAPPTLQPYREDGSIYPFSDQFNGRYREVVNPLGMAEVLNQKAIKRTMANLFAEAKIIEGLTYRASFNADLSSTLADRYSPLYILGSLEKNASSGSAYKGNSNGTALLHESILTYSRNLGEHSLKVTGVFGTQKNLGNSNSIEASGFPNDVTTNEAIGLAVNRTVGSYRTEERLDSYMGRLNYGYKNRYFIDVTMRYDGASKFGENNKYGFFPAVSGAWRIIDEPFLQQQNLFTDLKLRTSYGVTGNAAAIGPYNSLALVGSGSNYQFNHIYTIGVSPTGIPNKDLRWEKSTQLDVGVDLSILNNRISFIADYYHKRTDDLLFVRNLPSSSGYQSVTGNFASIENKGLELSVSARILEKEVKWTVNGNITFNRNKLIHLADDVKEYVVNNYVVLQTGQPLGIYKTYLFDGIYQTGETILEGSGSRTGGMKVADVVKDGRITADDQVISGDANPSFIFGFSTNLSYRKFDFSAFVSGVQGNDLYNLSRYTFENPLGQRNVVAGMSNRWSPTNAANEYVSGYQGGRLPITNRFVEDGSFVRIKNITLGYTLPRIKGVSNIRVYLSGNNLFTFTKYSGYDPEVNAFGGSNTQVGIDNLVYPMSRSYLAGVQFTF; from the coding sequence ATGAATGTAATAAAATTAAAGGAACTGACTACGGTTCCTCTGGTAACTCTTTTGCTTCTTTTATTCTCTTTTTTTGCCCACGCCCAAAGCGGCAACCTAACTGTAGGCGGACAGGTGACCGATACCAGCGGTGTGCCGCTTTCCGGGGCCAACGTTGCGGTTAAGGGTACATCGCAGGTGACTACCACCAATGCCGAAGGCCGGTTCAGGCTGGCCGCTGTATCGCCTAGGGCGGTATTGGTGATCTCTTACAAGGGATACAGAAGCCAGGAAGTGGCGGTGAATAACCAGCGCACCCTCACCGTTACCATGGAGGTGGAGGTAAACAAACTGGACGATGTAATCGTAGTAGGGTACGGCACCCAGCGTAAAGCGGCCACCACCGGCGCTATAGCCAGTGTGAAAGCTGCTGACATTACCCAGACTCCGGTGGTGAATGTGGCCCAGGGGCTACAGGCCCGGGTGTCGGGTGTACAGATTACGCAGAACAACGCGGCGCCAGGGGGCAATATTAGTGTGCGTATACGCGGTACCAACTCCATCAACGGCTCTTCCGAGCCCTTGTACATTGTGGATGGCATACAGATATCCAACGAGGCCAGCGTAACGGATGCCAGTCCGCTGTCTACCATCAATCCGAATGATATAGAATCGGTAGAGGTGTTGAAGGATGCTTCGGCCACCGCTATTTATGGTGCCCGTGGTGCCAATGGTGTGGTGATCATCTCCACCAAACGGGGTAAGAACGGCCCAACCAGGGTACAACTGGAGACTTACCAGGGTATTCAGCAGGTGACAAAGACTATTGATATGCTCAACGCCGCCGGCTTTGCCAAACTGGAAAATGAAATATACAATTCTGCCGTCTACAGTAATCCCGACTCACTGGGCAAGGGCATAGACTGGCAGGACCTTCTTTTCCGCGAAGCTATTATACAAAACTATCAGCTTTCCGTATCGGGTGGCAGTGAGAAAACACAGTTCAGTATAAGCGGTAATTATTTCAACCAGGATGGGATCATTATCAACTCCAACTTCAAAAGATATTCGCTGCGCCTCAACATAGATCATAAGATCAGCGACCGTTTTCGCATGGGAGCCACGGTACTGAGTAGTTACTCCATCAACAATACCATTCCTACCGGTGCTACCGGGTTAGACGGTCTGGCTACCGCCAGTATTGTAGGCGCTGCTTTAGGCGCTCCTCCCACTTTGCAGCCTTACCGGGAAGATGGTTCCATTTACCCTTTCTCCGACCAGTTCAATGGCCGTTACCGCGAAGTGGTAAACCCGCTGGGTATGGCCGAGGTGCTGAATCAGAAGGCCATTAAACGTACTATGGCCAACCTCTTCGCCGAAGCTAAAATTATAGAGGGATTAACCTACCGGGCCTCTTTCAATGCAGACCTTTCTTCCACCCTGGCAGACAGGTATTCGCCGCTGTACATTCTTGGTAGCCTGGAAAAAAATGCCAGTTCGGGCAGTGCTTATAAAGGCAACAGTAATGGCACGGCGCTGCTGCATGAAAGCATTTTGACTTATTCGCGCAACCTGGGAGAACATTCCCTGAAAGTGACCGGTGTTTTTGGTACGCAGAAAAACCTGGGCAATTCCAACAGCATTGAAGCCAGCGGTTTTCCCAACGATGTAACTACCAACGAAGCCATTGGTCTTGCGGTAAACAGAACGGTGGGCAGCTACCGTACCGAAGAAAGGCTGGACAGCTATATGGGCCGCCTGAATTATGGATATAAGAACCGGTATTTTATAGATGTAACGATGCGTTATGATGGCGCTTCCAAATTTGGTGAAAACAATAAATACGGCTTCTTTCCGGCCGTATCTGGGGCCTGGCGCATTATAGACGAGCCTTTCCTGCAGCAACAGAATTTGTTCACCGATCTTAAACTGCGGACCAGCTATGGCGTAACCGGTAATGCCGCAGCTATTGGCCCTTACAACTCACTGGCGCTGGTGGGTTCCGGCAGCAACTATCAGTTTAATCATATTTATACCATAGGGGTAAGTCCAACGGGTATTCCGAATAAAGACCTGCGTTGGGAAAAATCGACCCAGCTGGATGTGGGTGTGGATCTTTCTATACTCAACAACCGCATTTCTTTCATTGCTGATTATTACCACAAACGTACAGATGACCTGCTCTTTGTACGGAACCTTCCATCCTCTTCCGGTTATCAGTCTGTAACAGGCAACTTTGCCAGTATTGAAAACAAAGGACTGGAGCTGAGTGTAAGTGCCCGTATACTGGAAAAGGAAGTGAAGTGGACGGTAAACGGTAACATCACCTTTAACCGCAACAAGCTCATTCACCTGGCTGATGATGTAAAAGAGTATGTGGTAAATAACTATGTGGTGTTGCAAACAGGGCAGCCGCTGGGCATTTACAAAACCTACCTATTCGATGGTATTTACCAAACAGGGGAAACGATACTGGAGGGATCGGGCAGTCGTACCGGTGGCATGAAGGTGGCCGATGTGGTGAAAGACGGCCGCATTACAGCCGATGACCAGGTGATTTCCGGTGATGCAAACCCTAGCTTCATCTTTGGCTTCTCCACCAACTTATCTTACCGAAAATTCGACTTCAGTGCTTTTGTTTCCGGTGTGCAAGGCAATGATCTGTATAACCTGAGTCGCTATACTTTCGAAAATCCGCTGGGGCAGCGCAATGTAGTAGCGGGTATGAGTAATCGCTGGTCGCCCACCAATGCTGCCAATGAATATGTAAGTGGTTACCAGGGCGGCCGTTTGCCGATTACCAACCGCTTTGTGGAAGACGGTTCTTTTGTTCGGATAAAGAACATTACGCTTGGGTATACACTGCCACGCATAAAAGGTGTGAGCAACATAAGGGTATACCTGAGCGGCAACAACCTGTTTACGTTTACCAAGTATAGTGGTTATGATCCGGAAGTGAATGCCTTTGGCGGTTCCAATACGCAGGTAGGTATTGACAACCTGGTGTATCCTATGTCGCGCAGCTACCTTGCCGGCGTACAGTTCACCTTCTGA